ATGATTTTAATTAGACTAGTTAAAAAAGGTATCTATTTCACAGAAGAGAAAAGACGACTCCAACGAATATTGTCAGGGAAACTCTTGAATTTATCAACAGAGAACCATACAAAGACAGCTTTACCGACAATATGATCTTCAGGTACAAATCCCCAATATCTAGAATCAGCACTATTATGTCTATTATCTCCCATCATCCAATAATAGTTCATCTTGAAAGTATAACGATCAACAACATGGCCATTGATATATATGATTCCATCTTTTACAACTAAATCATTGTCCTCATAAACATCAATCAATCTACTGTAAAGCGATAAATTTGAGAGATTTAGAGATACTGTAGCACCTTTCTTTGGAATGTAAATAGGGCCATAATTATCTTCATTCCATTGATATTTTTCATCAAAAGGAAATACAGAAGTGGTTGGTTTTGTTGCTTCGTACTTTACAATAGATTGAATTCCTTTATATTTATGTAATTTATCCACCATTTCAGAAGTCAAAGGCATCTGGTAAATCACACCATTTGTTGCAATATCATCAGGAGCAACACCGATCTTATCAAGTACTTTAGGGTTTATACGAGAACCATCAGTTCGCAACTGATACTCATACTGTAAATTTTCAACTCTATCTTGTTGTTTTCCATTAATGTAAGCAACACCATGAATTATCTGAAGAGAGTCACCAGGGGTGGCAATACATCTTTTAATATAGTTCTCACATTTGTCTACAGGACGATGTAAAATATCACCGAAAACACGTTTGTTTGTATTCACTTCTTTCCAGCCATAAGCACGCACCAATTGGTAATAACTTTGATTCTGCATCTTAGAAGCGACAGTATCCCCTTCTGGGTAGTTAAAAACAACCACATCATTTCTATTCACATTTCCGAAACCCTTTAGGCGATGATATGGCCATTGAACCGCTTCTGAAAAAGCAGGAGTAGATTTTGTAAATGGTAAAGTATGATGAACAAGAGGAAATGCAATAGGAGTATTTGGTACCTTAGGACCATAACTTACTTTACTTACAAAAAGATAATCTCCAACAAGCATAGATTTTTCCATCGAAGAAGTAGGTATTGTATAAGCCTCAATAAAGAAAGCACGAAGGAAAGTTGCCGCTATCACAGCAAATATAATTCCATCAACCCACTCTTCTGTTTTAGTCATCTTCTCCCCTTCAGGACGACGTTTTTTCCAGAATGTCCAATTAACCTTATTCGTAATGTATAGGTCAAAAATAATGAAAAGACCAGGAAGAAGGTAGAAATTACCAAGCCATACTAGCCATAGGATGTAAAGGATACTATAGATCACAAAACGAATAAAGTTTTTGCGATTATCCCGTATTTTAGTTTGAATAAAACTCATAGACAATTATATTATAAATTCAGGAGGTCTTTCATCGACAAAACACCCTTCTTATCATAAGCGAACTCTGCAGCAATAACAGCACCAAAAGCAAAACCTTGACGACTTTTTGCACTATGAGTGATCACAATTTCATCCACTTCAGACTCATATTTTACTGTATGGATTCCAGGGACTTCTCCCCTTCTCTCTGCTTCAATATGAACTTGAGCGTCGTTTGCTTTATCAAGTGTCCAAGAAGACTTACGATCCAATGTATCAAATAGTCCCTCCGCAAGAGTAATTGCTGTTCCACTAGGAGCATCTAGTTTTTGAGTATGATGAACTTCCACCATATCGACGTCGTAATCAGGAAAACTGTTCATCATTTTACCTAATTGCTTATTCAGCTCAAAAAATAGGTTTACTCCCAAGCTAAAGTTAGAAGCATAGAAGAAGGTGCCATCTTTTTGATTGATGGTATTATAAACCTGCTGTTCTTGCTCAAGCCAACCAGTAGTTCCACTAACTACAGGAACACCAGCTTCGAAGCATAGCATATAATTGTTCACAGCAGAATCAGGGTTGGTAAATTCAATTGCAACATCAATTCCTTTTAGATCTGCAGCAGTAATTGTATTCGCATTCTTCACATCAACGATCAATGAAATGTCATGACCACGATCTAGGGCAATCTTTTCGATTGTCTTCCCCATCTTTCCATAACCAATTAAAGCTATCTTCATAATTATATTATTTTCAATTTACAGTTCGATCAATAAATGCAAATCTATCCACGAACAAATTCAATTGTTATAGGGACAAAGATACATATTGAAAGTCATATTGTGAAACAAAATAATTGCTACAGCTTTATACAATAGCTGTAGCAATCAATGAATTATCGTTCACTATTCTTTAGTTCTTTTTCAAAAGTTTTTTTGAATTTCTCATAATCATAATCTAGACGTAGTTTGTCATCGTTAGACATTTTGTCATAGATAGGATTAAGAAGATCGTCCATACCAATTTCGAAACAAAGATACGTTTTATAAGTACCTTTCTTTGTTTTAGTTACTTTCTCACAAATAGTACGATAACCAGAGATCTTTTGATTGATCACTTCGCGAGAAAGGCCTTCATATCTACGTTGAACCTCTTCTGCGTTCACTGTCGACTTAGAGCTATAATAGTTATCGACTACAGACTTGAAGCTCACCTCTATTTTAGAAGCTAATTCTTCCAATGTATTTGTACGAGCCATTCTTTTAGACATCACTTGATCGGTACTTTCTCCCAAAGAGCTAGCACGTATCAATTTATCGGTTGAACGATACTCGTCACCAGAACAATAGGTCGTAATAAGAACTTCTTCTTCAGAAGAGGATACTACTTTTTTACTAGAGCTACATGAAGAAACGATCAATGCAGCAAACATTAGGAAAGAGAAAAAACTTAATTTATTCATATTATTATAATTTACAAGATTTATTTTTTGTCTAATTTCTCAGCTAAAATATTCATTAATGTCTCCACTCCAATATCTTTAGCCACAATCTTCATGTCTTGATCTAATAAGAACAACTTTGGTGTGGTGGTTACATTATAGTAATGATGCATAAAGGAATTTCCATACATATCATAAACATTAACCCAATCATTTAAATGTTTTTCAGATAAGAAATTTTTCCATTTAGCGGTATCTTGTTGTGTATTTACAGCGAAGAAATCGACACCGTCAGCAAAATATTTAGTGAAAGCTTTTTCATAAAGTTCGGGAATTAGTTTTTTACAATGGCTACAATTCGGTTCCCAGAAGACAACAACATGTAACTGACCATGCATATCAAAGAGAGATATATCACTACCATCAGGACGTTGTAGATGTAGGTTGTGTGCATTAGCTCCTATTAAAACAGGAGAAATGGAGGTAACCTTATCTTTGATCTTCTTATAATTGACAGAATCTACTAAGGCTTGCCCTGATCTTAACTGGTTTTGAGAAGCAATTTGAACAAATACCTTATCCATTCCCATTATCTTCGAATTGATCGAACTTGTTAAAAGATAATTGGCAACAAACTTATACACCTCGTCATTTTGCTTACTCTTTTCAATCACATGCAAAAGAGCAGGTCCAATAGAGTCTGGTGTAGGAACTAAGATATCTTTTAAGTATTTATCCATCGTATTTTGTAAAATAGGAGTACGAACAAAAGCTGCATTGGAAAGATTTATATGATCAAAATAATGAGCTACCATAAATTGGTATTGTCGTTTCCATAGAACAGTATCCTTCTTCGCATTACCATAAAGAGCCTTTGGTAACTTAACGGGCTGAGTAGCACGAATAAAGTCAGAGTAAAACACCGTTGATGAACGACTGCTTTCTTTCTGTATAAAAGCTTGAACATCCTTATTCAAAGATAAAATACGATCCTTTATTGACTGAACACTATCTTTGTTTGTTTTGTAGACCTTATATTGCATCTGATAACTTTTCATTCTCTCTCTTGCAGCAGAAAGCCAATCTTCGTATAAGAGAAAATATTCAGACTCTTTGGAGCCATCAATTTTACGAATATTTAATTGGCTTGACAAACTTCCATATACTGTAAAATCGAAGTCATTGGAGATAAGAATTTCTTTATGATGTTCTTTATCAACATATAGAA
The Prolixibacteraceae bacterium DNA segment above includes these coding regions:
- the lepB gene encoding signal peptidase I, with protein sequence MSFIQTKIRDNRKNFIRFVIYSILYILWLVWLGNFYLLPGLFIIFDLYITNKVNWTFWKKRRPEGEKMTKTEEWVDGIIFAVIAATFLRAFFIEAYTIPTSSMEKSMLVGDYLFVSKVSYGPKVPNTPIAFPLVHHTLPFTKSTPAFSEAVQWPYHRLKGFGNVNRNDVVVFNYPEGDTVASKMQNQSYYQLVRAYGWKEVNTNKRVFGDILHRPVDKCENYIKRCIATPGDSLQIIHGVAYINGKQQDRVENLQYEYQLRTDGSRINPKVLDKIGVAPDDIATNGVIYQMPLTSEMVDKLHKYKGIQSIVKYEATKPTTSVFPFDEKYQWNEDNYGPIYIPKKGATVSLNLSNLSLYSRLIDVYEDNDLVVKDGIIYINGHVVDRYTFKMNYYWMMGDNRHNSADSRYWGFVPEDHIVGKAVFVWFSVDKFKSFPDNIRWSRLFSSVK
- the dapB gene encoding 4-hydroxy-tetrahydrodipicolinate reductase; its protein translation is MKIALIGYGKMGKTIEKIALDRGHDISLIVDVKNANTITAADLKGIDVAIEFTNPDSAVNNYMLCFEAGVPVVSGTTGWLEQEQQVYNTINQKDGTFFYASNFSLGVNLFFELNKQLGKMMNSFPDYDVDMVEVHHTQKLDAPSGTAITLAEGLFDTLDRKSSWTLDKANDAQVHIEAERRGEVPGIHTVKYESEVDEIVITHSAKSRQGFAFGAVIAAEFAYDKKGVLSMKDLLNL
- a CDS encoding redoxin family protein; translated protein: MRLQTCVTFLFLFTISLVQVAKADIDVTLKGVQEEKKIFLATYEGSKIFLLDSVMLDSGKGVIPTKNVKGAGLYILYVDKEHHKEILISNDFDFTVYGSLSSQLNIRKIDGSKESEYFLLYEDWLSAARERMKSYQMQYKVYKTNKDSVQSIKDRILSLNKDVQAFIQKESSRSSTVFYSDFIRATQPVKLPKALYGNAKKDTVLWKRQYQFMVAHYFDHINLSNAAFVRTPILQNTMDKYLKDILVPTPDSIGPALLHVIEKSKQNDEVYKFVANYLLTSSINSKIMGMDKVFVQIASQNQLRSGQALVDSVNYKKIKDKVTSISPVLIGANAHNLHLQRPDGSDISLFDMHGQLHVVVFWEPNCSHCKKLIPELYEKAFTKYFADGVDFFAVNTQQDTAKWKNFLSEKHLNDWVNVYDMYGNSFMHHYYNVTTTPKLFLLDQDMKIVAKDIGVETLMNILAEKLDKK